One window of Deltaproteobacteria bacterium genomic DNA carries:
- a CDS encoding right-handed parallel beta-helix repeat-containing protein, producing the protein MPVFIFVSASAVQAAPPPDIFHVSPTGVNDASRAGSESEPWRTINYALSRAEVGSGDVIVVNSAGIDGNGDYVEVVTVDKSVKIRANSSDPSQPVVRPSNASFSVFIVTADGVEISGLRIYGSEARAAIRLNNVSGCLIEGNSLGGPDESKRNYFGVWVDHSSQNVVRNNTCQYNKIGIDLYYSSANIIYNNSLQMNSESNINFLYSHANLILGNTLLDSSGGGSGLHLEVGWQQNIISGNSVEGNGTGVELGSSTSTRLGGIITANRFLDNTVGLYLPANALNHFFFLNHFENDTNVDSAASEYPLSAWGPLFYQFSGRYFRVPLGNYYSDYAGSDSNGDGIGETSYGGAGYLDHYPLVEQIVSYKLFGWNLGPTGLSTTLNDEDIGGPGKVLTLAAHAKAIFSTAKPFGEFSAVFPGSSSGTQPAIWNGWLTFASPPAADHSVSITFGSSKGYPSSFEPSSASADISGDGTNYIFFFTATPGAFRVQRGRHLAVCLENMADTDLQIMVGGAACMFYAPAGSHPYSPLSPLLLLLGG; encoded by the coding sequence TTGCCCGTCTTCATATTTGTCTCGGCGTCCGCGGTGCAGGCTGCGCCGCCACCAGACATCTTCCATGTCTCACCCACAGGCGTGAACGACGCTTCGAGAGCTGGCTCCGAGTCAGAACCCTGGCGTACCATCAATTACGCACTCTCGAGGGCCGAGGTTGGCAGCGGCGATGTCATTGTGGTGAATAGCGCCGGAATCGATGGCAACGGCGATTACGTGGAGGTAGTAACGGTGGATAAGAGTGTCAAGATTCGCGCCAATTCCTCGGACCCATCACAACCGGTGGTCAGACCATCTAACGCATCATTCAGTGTGTTCATTGTAACTGCTGACGGAGTTGAAATAAGTGGTCTTCGTATTTACGGCAGTGAAGCTAGAGCAGCCATCCGTTTGAACAACGTGAGCGGTTGCCTGATCGAAGGAAATTCCCTGGGCGGACCGGATGAGAGCAAAAGGAACTATTTTGGTGTTTGGGTTGACCACAGCTCACAAAATGTGGTCAGAAACAATACTTGCCAATACAACAAGATTGGCATCGACCTCTATTACAGTTCGGCAAACATTATTTACAACAATAGCTTGCAAATGAACTCAGAAAGCAACATCAACTTCCTATACTCCCATGCCAACCTCATACTCGGCAACACACTCCTCGATAGCAGCGGTGGAGGCAGCGGTCTTCACCTCGAGGTGGGCTGGCAGCAAAATATCATCTCTGGGAATTCTGTTGAAGGCAATGGAACAGGCGTCGAGTTGGGAAGCTCCACATCGACCAGGCTAGGCGGCATCATCACTGCCAACCGCTTCCTCGATAACACGGTCGGGCTTTATTTACCAGCGAATGCCCTGAACCACTTCTTCTTTCTCAATCATTTCGAAAATGATACCAATGTTGACTCTGCCGCAAGTGAGTATCCTCTCAGTGCCTGGGGCCCTCTTTTTTACCAGTTTTCCGGTCGATATTTTAGGGTGCCGCTGGGCAACTATTATTCAGATTATGCAGGCAGCGACAGCAACGGTGACGGTATTGGCGAAACATCTTACGGTGGAGCAGGCTATCTGGACCATTATCCCCTTGTAGAGCAAATAGTGTCATACAAGCTTTTCGGGTGGAACCTGGGGCCAACAGGTTTGTCCACTACACTTAACGATGAAGACATCGGAGGTCCTGGAAAAGTGTTGACTCTGGCCGCACACGCCAAGGCGATTTTTTCAACCGCCAAGCCCTTCGGCGAATTTTCAGCTGTATTTCCAGGAAGCAGCAGTGGAACCCAGCCAGCCATCTGGAACGGCTGGCTCACCTTCGCTTCGCCCCCGGCGGCGGACCATTCCGTGTCGATTACTTTTGGGTCAAGTAAGGGGTATCCCAGCAGCTTTGAGCCCAGCAGTGCCTCAGCTGATATCTCAGGAGATGGGACCAACTACATCTTTTTTTTCACAGCCACGCCAGGGGCATTCAGGGTACAACGGGGCAGGCACCTGGCAGTGTGCCTCGAAAACATGGCTGACACCGATCTGCAAATAATGGTGGGTGGTGCAGCCTGCATGTTCTATGCACCGGCAGGCAGTCATCCTTACAGCCCTTTGTCACCGCTGCTCCTTTTGCTTGGTGGTTGA